The following proteins are co-located in the Acidobacteriota bacterium genome:
- a CDS encoding CRTAC1 family protein, giving the protein MRPLLIAALIALAADAMAADLRFVDVTAEAGVAVKNVCGESPAKKRWLVEAMGAGAAWLDFDGDGNLDLYVVNGSTFDRPADGGEPNRLFRGDGQGGFSDVTAAAGVGHRGWGFGAAAGDVNGDGLVDLFVTNLGPNVLYLNKGDGTFRDATKASGVSGDQWSSSAALFDMDLDGDLDLYVGNYMVTDPKLVPARGSKNADHCQYKGIAVACGPRGERPIQDQLYRNNGSGVFTDVTARSGVSLETPRYALGVVTFDYDNDGDQDIYVANDSVANSLWRNNGDGTFSDQGLRSMAALNADGRSQAGMGTDAGDFDGDGWMDVVVTNFAHDLNTLYRNKAGKFFVDDSQLAGLGPTFLTLSWGVGLRDFDRDGDLDLMIANGHVYPEVDGYSVGTKFRQRNHLFLQTEGRLKPHNAADGDGFSLERSFRGAAFADYDNDGDIDIFLTTLDEPSVLLRNELDDDSRWFGVRLIGEKSNRSAIGARVRLRVGERSWVQERVGGGSYLCGSDPRILIGLGDLKQPVSAEIQWPGGGRETIADVPLGRWLTWREGENSR; this is encoded by the coding sequence GTGCGCCCCCTTCTGATAGCAGCCCTGATCGCATTGGCCGCCGACGCCATGGCCGCCGATCTGCGGTTCGTCGATGTCACCGCGGAGGCCGGTGTCGCCGTGAAGAACGTGTGTGGCGAGTCACCGGCCAAGAAACGATGGCTCGTCGAGGCCATGGGTGCCGGGGCGGCGTGGTTGGACTTCGATGGCGATGGAAATCTCGATCTCTACGTCGTAAACGGATCAACCTTCGACCGACCTGCCGACGGCGGTGAGCCGAACCGCCTGTTCCGTGGCGACGGCCAGGGAGGGTTCAGCGACGTCACCGCGGCCGCCGGCGTGGGCCATCGTGGCTGGGGTTTTGGCGCCGCGGCAGGCGACGTGAACGGCGATGGGCTCGTCGACCTGTTCGTGACCAACCTCGGTCCGAACGTCCTGTATCTCAACAAGGGAGACGGCACGTTCCGCGATGCGACAAAGGCCTCCGGAGTCTCCGGAGACCAGTGGTCCAGTTCCGCGGCGCTCTTCGACATGGATCTCGATGGTGATCTGGATCTCTACGTCGGGAATTACATGGTGACCGACCCGAAGCTCGTACCCGCTCGCGGCAGCAAGAATGCCGACCACTGTCAGTACAAGGGCATTGCCGTCGCGTGTGGCCCACGGGGCGAACGGCCGATTCAAGATCAACTCTATCGGAATAACGGCTCCGGTGTCTTCACCGATGTCACCGCTCGGTCGGGGGTCTCGCTCGAGACTCCGCGCTACGCGCTTGGTGTCGTCACGTTCGACTACGACAACGACGGGGATCAGGATATTTACGTCGCCAACGACAGTGTCGCCAACTCCCTGTGGCGCAATAACGGCGATGGCACGTTTAGCGATCAGGGGCTGCGGTCGATGGCCGCACTCAACGCCGATGGCCGAAGTCAGGCTGGAATGGGAACCGATGCAGGCGACTTCGATGGCGATGGTTGGATGGACGTCGTCGTCACAAATTTCGCCCACGATCTCAACACGCTGTACCGCAACAAGGCCGGAAAGTTTTTTGTGGATGATTCACAATTGGCCGGCCTCGGGCCGACCTTCCTCACGTTGTCCTGGGGAGTCGGGCTCCGGGACTTCGATCGCGACGGCGATCTGGACCTGATGATCGCCAACGGGCATGTCTATCCGGAGGTCGACGGGTACTCGGTCGGCACGAAGTTTCGACAACGGAACCACCTCTTCCTCCAGACCGAGGGAAGGCTGAAACCACACAACGCCGCTGACGGAGATGGATTCTCGCTGGAACGATCGTTTCGTGGCGCTGCGTTCGCGGATTACGACAACGACGGCGACATCGATATCTTTCTGACAACGCTGGACGAACCGTCCGTTCTCCTGCGTAACGAACTTGATGACGACAGCCGGTGGTTCGGGGTGAGACTCATCGGCGAGAAGAGCAATCGGAGCGCCATCGGTGCTCGCGTCCGGCTTCGGGTCGGAGAGCGCAGCTGGGTTCAGGAGCGCGTGGGTGGAGGCTCGTATCTCTGCGGCTCCGATCCACGAATCCTGATTGGACTCGGCGACCTGAAGCAGCCGGTCTCCGCTGAGATTCAGTGGCCCGGTGGTGGTCGAGAAACGATCGCCGATGTGCCGCTTGGTCGCTGGCTGACGTGGCGCGAGGGCGAGAATTCGCGCTGA
- a CDS encoding tetratricopeptide repeat protein, with product MVQRTRLLFTLLAIGVLLVSCGDDPLPPEEDVAEGPRDLPSLLAAPPPELAELAAQVRNNPDDPDSIRQYARRLYSSGAREDALLFFERVVEIDADTEGLTDLGLAYGSLGRLDEAEQAYRRALVDVPDNPVLLHNLGNIAYQRGNYPLASQFYNQAISHRPGYLMAWFHLGDAFRMGERYREAYRCYERVLELDPQDEKELAAVDDALYRLGALDLQMGATDRALTFLAELVELNPEHPKGHYALGQALMQVGRVEEAEEHLRIHQELQAARPYTSPAAMEE from the coding sequence ATGGTTCAACGGACGCGTCTCCTCTTCACGTTGCTCGCGATTGGCGTTCTGCTCGTCTCGTGTGGCGATGATCCCCTCCCACCCGAGGAAGACGTCGCGGAAGGTCCTCGCGATCTTCCGTCTCTCCTCGCGGCGCCGCCGCCGGAGTTGGCCGAGCTGGCCGCACAGGTTCGCAACAATCCCGACGATCCCGATTCCATCCGGCAATATGCGAGACGTCTCTACTCCTCTGGCGCCCGAGAGGACGCGTTGTTGTTCTTCGAGAGAGTCGTCGAGATCGACGCGGACACGGAGGGACTCACGGATCTCGGGCTGGCCTATGGATCGCTGGGTCGTCTTGACGAGGCCGAACAAGCCTACCGACGCGCCCTGGTCGACGTGCCTGACAACCCGGTGCTTCTCCACAATCTTGGGAACATCGCCTATCAGCGAGGCAACTACCCACTGGCCTCGCAATTCTACAATCAGGCCATCAGCCATCGCCCGGGCTACCTCATGGCGTGGTTCCATCTGGGAGACGCGTTCCGCATGGGCGAGCGATATCGGGAAGCCTATCGCTGCTACGAGCGGGTCCTCGAACTCGACCCACAGGATGAGAAGGAACTCGCCGCGGTCGATGACGCGCTCTATCGGTTGGGCGCACTCGATTTACAAATGGGTGCGACGGACCGAGCGCTGACGTTCCTAGCCGAGCTGGTCGAATTGAATCCAGAACATCCAAAAGGCCACTACGCGCTCGGACAGGCCCTGATGCAGGTGGGTCGCGTCGAGGAAGCGGAGGAACACCTGCGAATCCACCAGGAGTTGCAAGCGGCCAGACCGTACACGTCGCCGGCGGCGATGGAGGAGTAG
- a CDS encoding helix-turn-helix domain-containing protein: MDGDSPTGKKNRPARKVRTRSDGATSDRPAGFSATDPAGRSIAAQEAVGAFLRSARQSQKLTQEQVAAMTKDGPWQLSRAAISAIERGQNFPGMEAMLALSNVLFVDPKQLVERARLATEVPIDATDIDFADLNQQAADAFWTGDFRKAISIYDAMLEILALQKDDADEPLAHRIAAVEVKRATALKRAGALLSAIATAEKAISLSSGNKRIQAEAYIALSDLQCQRGLLPLAGDAARRAIELSEESGPQTKGWAWMVRARVQYISEEFEESRQSFLEARKQARAAGDTSHMTHIEGDIGMCWLGMGRTDEARKWVRRAVDLAREHSQPSLEASWLVALGKIAFQSTAFDEAESFANAAMRISKPRELQLTTFQAEWLCHCIARKRSPDLPDRHRLAYLRKLYLHLDQHEGVEEVREFRAIALRTITASESGLET; this comes from the coding sequence GTGGACGGAGATTCGCCGACGGGAAAGAAGAATCGGCCCGCCAGAAAAGTGCGCACGCGATCCGACGGAGCGACTTCGGATCGTCCAGCGGGCTTTTCGGCGACCGATCCTGCCGGGAGGTCTATCGCGGCCCAGGAGGCCGTAGGGGCATTTCTGCGCTCGGCCCGACAGTCCCAGAAGCTGACTCAGGAGCAGGTCGCCGCCATGACCAAGGACGGCCCGTGGCAACTCTCCAGGGCCGCCATCAGCGCCATCGAGCGGGGTCAGAATTTCCCCGGCATGGAAGCGATGCTCGCGCTGTCCAACGTTCTTTTTGTCGACCCGAAGCAACTGGTCGAGCGGGCGCGACTGGCGACGGAAGTTCCGATCGACGCGACCGATATCGATTTTGCTGACCTGAACCAGCAGGCGGCCGACGCGTTCTGGACCGGCGACTTTCGTAAGGCCATCTCCATCTACGATGCGATGCTCGAGATCCTCGCCCTACAAAAGGATGACGCCGACGAGCCGCTGGCGCATCGGATCGCGGCCGTCGAGGTCAAGCGCGCCACGGCACTGAAGAGAGCCGGTGCCCTGCTCTCGGCCATCGCGACCGCAGAGAAAGCGATTTCGTTGTCGAGCGGTAACAAGCGAATCCAGGCCGAGGCGTACATCGCTCTCAGCGATCTCCAGTGCCAGCGGGGCCTTCTTCCGTTGGCAGGCGACGCCGCTCGTCGCGCAATCGAACTTTCCGAGGAGAGTGGGCCACAGACCAAGGGCTGGGCCTGGATGGTCCGGGCACGGGTCCAGTACATCTCGGAAGAGTTCGAGGAATCCAGACAATCATTCCTCGAGGCGCGCAAGCAAGCGCGAGCCGCAGGCGACACGAGCCACATGACCCATATCGAAGGGGACATCGGGATGTGTTGGCTGGGGATGGGACGAACGGACGAGGCCCGGAAATGGGTGCGTCGGGCCGTCGACCTGGCCCGCGAACATTCGCAGCCGTCGCTCGAGGCCAGTTGGCTTGTTGCACTGGGCAAGATCGCGTTCCAGAGTACCGCCTTCGACGAGGCGGAGAGCTTCGCCAACGCGGCGATGAGGATCTCGAAGCCGAGGGAACTTCAGCTAACGACCTTCCAGGCGGAGTGGCTTTGCCACTGCATCGCTCGCAAGCGATCGCCGGACCTTCCCGATCGCCATCGACTGGCTTACCTCCGCAAGCTCTACCTCCATCTCGACCAGCATGAGGGCGTCGAGGAGGTTCGCGAGTTCCGCGCGATCGCCCTTCGGACGATCACCGCCAGCGAGTCCGGTCTGGAAACCTGA
- the fusA gene encoding elongation factor G codes for MSRIQHVRNIGIVAHIDAGKTTVSERFLHHSGKIHRVGEVHDGESQMDWMPQEKERGITITAATTTIPWRDHEIHLIDTPGHVDFTMEVERSLRVLDGAVVVFCASSGVEPQSETVWRQADKFRVPRVAFINKMDRVGADFGAVVAEIRERLKGPAVPVQIPIGTEDTFEGAVDLIAMHAVYSSGDITEPDVVAAIPDALKDEAQAARDVMIEAIADVDDEIALKFLDDQPLDEKELSAALRRACLSLEMIPVLCGAALRNRGVRPLLDAVIDYLPSPEDLPPVAGIDPSDPETSLERPPLAKAPLAALAFKVAIDDGRKLVFLRVFSGKLIAGGEVLNVREGKKEKVARLFRMHSHKRERLDHAVAGEIVAAAGLKLATTGDSLCDPDEPILLERIDSYEPVISIAIEPRTQAARAKLDHALNKMVEEDPTFRVRIDSETGQTLISGMGELHLEVIVDRLKREYGVDASVGKPQVVFRETIRVAAEGVSVFERELKEAQLFGKVSCRIEPLGRGEGVHFESEVVDDSIPPAYLLAARSGLEEATNAGPDGYPLEDLHVTLLGVGFREESQPEIGLKVAAGEAFRQAVGKASPLRLEPIMNVEVVVDDDSLGAVIGDLKARRAVIQEIGSRGADRVVEARVSLRQMFGYSTDVRSLTRGRATFSMHFDRFDDLGGKDG; via the coding sequence GTGTCTCGAATCCAGCATGTCCGCAACATCGGGATCGTTGCGCATATCGACGCCGGCAAGACGACCGTCAGCGAGCGGTTTCTGCATCACTCCGGAAAGATCCATCGCGTTGGCGAGGTTCATGACGGGGAATCGCAGATGGACTGGATGCCGCAGGAGAAAGAGCGTGGCATCACGATCACGGCGGCCACGACGACCATCCCCTGGCGCGATCACGAGATCCACCTCATCGACACACCCGGTCACGTTGACTTCACCATGGAGGTCGAGCGTAGCCTTCGGGTGCTCGATGGCGCCGTGGTCGTGTTCTGTGCCTCCAGTGGCGTCGAACCACAATCCGAAACCGTCTGGCGACAGGCAGACAAGTTCCGCGTTCCGCGGGTCGCCTTCATCAACAAGATGGATCGTGTGGGCGCCGATTTCGGCGCCGTCGTCGCGGAGATTCGAGAACGATTGAAGGGGCCTGCAGTGCCGGTCCAGATACCGATCGGCACCGAGGATACCTTCGAGGGTGCCGTCGATCTGATCGCGATGCATGCCGTCTACTCCAGCGGTGACATCACGGAACCGGATGTCGTTGCGGCGATACCGGACGCGTTGAAAGACGAGGCACAGGCGGCACGGGACGTAATGATCGAGGCGATAGCCGACGTCGACGACGAGATTGCCTTGAAGTTTCTGGATGACCAGCCCCTCGACGAGAAAGAACTCAGCGCAGCTCTCCGTCGTGCATGTTTATCGCTGGAGATGATTCCCGTTCTTTGTGGGGCGGCCCTTCGTAATCGTGGAGTTCGCCCGCTCCTCGATGCTGTAATCGACTATCTGCCCAGTCCGGAGGACCTTCCACCGGTCGCGGGTATCGACCCTTCGGATCCGGAGACCTCGCTCGAGCGTCCCCCGCTGGCCAAGGCCCCGTTGGCGGCACTGGCGTTCAAGGTTGCGATTGACGATGGGCGCAAGCTGGTCTTTCTCCGTGTCTTTAGCGGAAAGCTGATCGCCGGTGGGGAGGTTCTGAACGTCCGCGAAGGCAAGAAGGAGAAGGTCGCCCGACTCTTTCGCATGCACTCCCACAAGAGAGAGCGGCTCGACCACGCCGTCGCCGGCGAGATCGTCGCCGCCGCGGGGCTCAAGTTGGCCACTACCGGCGACAGTCTCTGCGATCCCGATGAGCCGATCCTTCTGGAACGGATCGACTCCTACGAGCCCGTGATCTCGATCGCCATCGAGCCGCGTACCCAGGCCGCTCGAGCCAAACTAGACCATGCCCTCAACAAGATGGTGGAGGAGGATCCGACGTTTCGCGTGCGTATCGATAGCGAGACGGGGCAAACGCTCATCAGCGGCATGGGTGAGTTGCATCTGGAAGTCATCGTCGATCGACTCAAGCGAGAGTACGGCGTCGACGCGTCGGTGGGTAAGCCTCAGGTTGTGTTCCGCGAGACGATCCGTGTGGCTGCCGAGGGGGTTTCGGTCTTCGAGCGAGAACTCAAGGAGGCGCAGCTCTTCGGCAAGGTCAGTTGTCGGATCGAGCCGCTAGGTCGAGGCGAAGGCGTTCACTTCGAATCTGAAGTCGTCGACGACTCGATCCCGCCGGCCTATTTGCTGGCGGCCCGTTCCGGACTCGAGGAGGCGACCAACGCGGGCCCCGACGGCTATCCGCTCGAGGACCTGCACGTCACCCTGCTCGGTGTCGGCTTTCGCGAGGAGTCCCAGCCCGAGATCGGCCTGAAAGTGGCAGCCGGTGAGGCGTTCCGTCAGGCGGTTGGCAAGGCAAGTCCGCTTCGACTGGAACCGATCATGAATGTGGAGGTGGTCGTTGATGACGACAGTCTCGGGGCCGTCATCGGCGATTTGAAGGCGCGACGCGCGGTGATTCAGGAGATCGGGTCCCGGGGTGCGGACCGAGTCGTCGAGGCGCGGGTGTCCCTGAGACAGATGTTTGGCTACTCCACTGACGTTCGTTCGTTGACCCGTGGGCGAGCCACTTTTTCGATGCACTTCGATCGGTTCGACGATCTCGGTGGCAAGGACGGTTAG
- a CDS encoding carboxylate-amine ligase — protein MSLPDLTIGIEEEYQIIHPETRELTSYIQEFLDEGRVILRDQIKPEFLTSQIEVGSSICSNMREARAEIARLRRTVIGLAKKQGLRVAAAGTHPFSQWSQQKVTAGERYTRHEQDMADVARQMLVFGMHVHVGIDDPELRVDVMNQSRYFMPHLLALSTSSPFWHGRDTGLRSYRTIILGNLPRSGLPPSFNSWAEHEQFIDTLLRTRCIDEATKIWWDIRLNPKYPTVEFRYSDICTRIDEVMCIAALQLAIVAKLIKLHRANLSWRDYRRNLLTENKWRAARYGIEGSLIDFGSKSELPVRELVHEILALVDDVVDELQIRDEVDYVHTILERGTSADRQLAVYKETGSLEAVVDRVIEETETGIDDA, from the coding sequence ATGAGTCTCCCGGACCTCACCATCGGGATTGAAGAAGAATATCAGATCATCCACCCCGAGACGCGGGAGTTGACGTCCTATATCCAGGAGTTCCTCGACGAGGGTCGCGTGATCTTACGCGACCAGATCAAACCGGAATTTCTTACTTCTCAGATCGAGGTTGGCAGCAGCATCTGCAGCAACATGCGTGAGGCCCGCGCAGAAATCGCCCGTCTCCGGCGCACCGTCATCGGTCTTGCCAAGAAGCAGGGATTGCGTGTCGCCGCGGCAGGAACCCATCCGTTCTCGCAGTGGAGCCAACAGAAGGTGACCGCAGGCGAACGGTATACACGCCACGAACAGGATATGGCGGACGTCGCACGGCAGATGCTCGTCTTCGGTATGCATGTCCATGTCGGCATCGATGATCCCGAGCTGCGCGTCGATGTCATGAATCAGTCTCGCTATTTTATGCCTCACCTGTTGGCGCTCTCGACCAGCTCGCCGTTCTGGCATGGACGGGATACCGGTCTTCGTAGCTATCGCACGATCATCCTCGGGAATCTGCCACGGTCCGGGCTACCGCCAAGCTTCAATTCCTGGGCCGAGCACGAGCAGTTCATCGACACGCTGCTCCGCACACGTTGTATCGACGAGGCGACCAAGATCTGGTGGGATATTCGACTCAATCCGAAATATCCAACCGTCGAGTTTCGCTACTCTGACATCTGCACGCGGATCGACGAGGTGATGTGTATCGCGGCGTTGCAGCTGGCGATCGTCGCGAAACTCATCAAGCTTCACAGGGCCAACCTCTCGTGGCGTGATTATCGTCGAAACCTATTGACCGAGAACAAATGGCGAGCCGCCCGCTACGGAATCGAAGGGAGCCTGATCGATTTTGGCAGCAAATCTGAACTCCCGGTGCGTGAACTCGTTCACGAGATCCTCGCACTGGTCGATGACGTTGTAGACGAGCTTCAAATCCGCGACGAAGTCGACTACGTTCACACAATTCTCGAACGCGGCACGAGCGCAGATCGACAGTTGGCGGTCTACAAGGAGACCGGCAGCCTGGAGGCCGTTGTCGATCGCGTGATCGAAGAGACGGAGACTGGAATCGACGACGCTTGA
- a CDS encoding class I SAM-dependent methyltransferase → MRQRSDTPDRGALRRFWNARLDPLEWNHVGDAGDAPPRASRGSALTAAVEALRPIAAQRILELGCGVEGLASDLRDRGADVTAIDLAERRVAVAQTRFGRQSSGTGSVLTCAADANLLPFRAATFDAIVAQDVLMYNDPSSIQGEAARVLRPGGRLVLVEALRGNPALAWIRNRVDASEHSRYANYLSWSELRGHSDGLRTVKKSAHTLVSLPAWWVLFRLRSVHWHRRLLRLLEPLDRGLLRVAPALGHWAWRGVLVLERVEAPDPARLCR, encoded by the coding sequence TTGAGGCAGCGGTCGGACACGCCGGATCGGGGCGCTCTACGTCGATTCTGGAACGCACGGCTGGATCCCCTTGAATGGAATCATGTCGGTGACGCTGGCGACGCCCCGCCACGGGCCAGTCGTGGGTCGGCGTTGACGGCCGCCGTCGAGGCCCTCCGGCCGATCGCCGCTCAGAGAATCCTGGAACTAGGTTGCGGCGTGGAGGGCCTTGCTTCCGATCTGCGCGATCGTGGTGCGGATGTCACGGCGATCGATCTGGCGGAACGACGCGTAGCGGTCGCTCAGACACGATTCGGGCGGCAGTCGTCCGGCACGGGAAGCGTGTTGACGTGTGCGGCGGACGCAAACCTGCTGCCGTTCCGCGCGGCGACATTCGATGCGATCGTTGCACAGGATGTCCTCATGTACAACGACCCTTCGTCGATCCAGGGCGAGGCCGCCCGCGTGCTACGACCGGGAGGTCGACTCGTGTTGGTCGAGGCGTTACGTGGGAACCCTGCGCTGGCATGGATTCGCAATCGGGTCGATGCATCCGAGCACAGTCGTTACGCCAACTACCTGAGTTGGTCGGAGCTTCGTGGACACTCGGATGGTTTGCGTACCGTCAAGAAGAGTGCCCACACGCTTGTTTCGTTGCCCGCGTGGTGGGTGCTCTTTCGACTGCGGAGTGTCCACTGGCACCGCAGGTTGCTACGCTTGCTCGAGCCGTTGGATCGAGGTCTCCTTCGGGTGGCGCCTGCGTTGGGGCATTGGGCCTGGCGTGGGGTGTTGGTGTTGGAGCGAGTCGAGGCCCCGGATCCCGCTAGACTGTGCCGATGA
- a CDS encoding threonine/serine dehydratase yields MKTPDIDAVRSAHERIRPYIHRTPVLGSRSIDEELGARVFFKCENFQKVGAFKARGALNAILSLDPAERAQGVLTHSSGNHGAALAYGAGALGVSCIVVMPDTAPQIKIDAVRGYGAEIVFCPQADRPTICEQIRLESRRTLIHPYDDPAIIAGQGTAALELIEELGELDGVIAPVGGGGLLSGTAVTVSALLPRAKILGAEPFRLDDAYRSLTSGRRQPAPDRPDSCADGLLTGLGALPFAILTDRRVEIIRVEEDEIIDANRTIVERMKIVVEPSAATVLAALRRTRDSIAGMRFGAILSGGNTDFSWLKDPKAPHRD; encoded by the coding sequence ATGAAGACGCCCGATATCGACGCGGTTCGATCGGCCCACGAGCGCATCCGCCCCTATATCCACCGGACTCCAGTCCTCGGTAGCCGGTCGATCGATGAGGAACTCGGTGCACGGGTATTCTTCAAGTGCGAGAACTTCCAGAAGGTGGGTGCCTTCAAGGCCCGCGGTGCGTTGAACGCGATCCTCTCCCTGGACCCGGCCGAACGCGCTCAGGGTGTCCTTACGCATTCGTCCGGCAATCACGGAGCAGCCCTGGCCTATGGCGCAGGAGCCCTCGGCGTGTCATGTATCGTCGTGATGCCCGATACGGCTCCTCAAATCAAGATCGATGCCGTGCGTGGCTATGGTGCAGAAATCGTGTTCTGTCCGCAGGCCGATCGCCCGACCATCTGTGAACAGATCAGGCTTGAGTCCCGCCGCACGCTGATCCATCCCTACGACGATCCGGCCATCATCGCCGGGCAGGGAACGGCAGCTCTCGAGTTGATCGAGGAGCTAGGTGAGCTGGATGGGGTGATCGCGCCGGTAGGCGGGGGGGGATTGCTCTCCGGCACGGCGGTGACAGTCTCGGCGCTGTTGCCCCGGGCGAAAATTCTCGGCGCCGAGCCGTTCAGATTGGACGACGCCTACCGGTCTCTGACATCCGGCCGGCGTCAGCCGGCACCCGACCGCCCGGACTCATGTGCCGACGGTCTCCTGACGGGCCTGGGAGCGCTGCCGTTCGCCATCCTGACCGATCGCAGGGTCGAGATCATCCGCGTGGAGGAGGACGAGATCATCGACGCCAATCGCACCATCGTCGAGCGAATGAAAATCGTCGTCGAGCCCTCCGCGGCGACGGTACTCGCCGCGCTACGAAGAACGAGGGACTCCATCGCCGGGATGCGATTCGGCGCCATCCTCAGCGGTGGGAACACGGATTTTTCCTGGCTGAAGGATCCTAAGGCGCCGCACAGGGATTGA
- a CDS encoding PQQ-dependent sugar dehydrogenase: MRKTHLLFIAILSTLLLANSASMAQGVCDGVSPTNNLTIDSVVVATGLSQPLLVTAPPGDTDRIFIVQQHGVIQVKQRGTAANAHTTFLDIQTLINTSGNERGLLGMAFDPDYDINGYFYVNYTRSGSGATVVARFSVTVDPDVADPASVVSLLTFTQPQSNHNGGHLEFGTDGFLYIGTGDGGGANDAGTGHASCGNGLATDTMLGKILRIDPTPLPGDEGGDCGGGAALYGIPATNPLVDGAGGDCDEIFAWGLRNPWRFDFDGNGDLYIADVGQNCWEEVDYATPADADGNYGWRSKEGLECFNTSNPFDCNPVSVVGCFGAPACTDPSLIDPVLVLNHSGPCSITGGGVYRGCRMPQLDGYYFYGDYCAGIVRSFEMDNGILKNPIDWTAQVDPGGTLPFDLTSFGWDGQGEMYIMDRDGSVLKIVPPFTALEVAGNGVLGADQLILGAAGNWSWEDLEYNTMVPTEYYRVYRGTPDNDFSCIHSTLANNWATGDVTNPNPGELLAYLVTAVSGSDESKSGDPDRSLINPCAAP; this comes from the coding sequence ATGCGCAAGACCCATCTTCTGTTCATCGCAATTCTGTCGACGCTGCTCCTGGCTAACTCGGCGAGCATGGCTCAGGGCGTCTGCGATGGCGTCTCCCCGACTAACAACCTCACGATCGACAGCGTGGTGGTCGCGACGGGTCTCTCTCAGCCGTTGCTGGTAACGGCCCCTCCCGGGGACACTGATCGAATTTTCATCGTCCAGCAACACGGCGTCATTCAAGTCAAGCAGCGCGGCACCGCGGCGAATGCCCATACGACGTTCCTGGACATTCAGACACTGATCAACACGAGCGGCAACGAACGCGGACTTCTGGGGATGGCGTTTGATCCCGACTATGACATCAACGGGTACTTCTACGTCAACTACACACGGTCCGGTAGCGGCGCCACGGTCGTTGCACGATTCAGCGTGACGGTCGATCCGGATGTTGCCGATCCAGCGTCCGTCGTTTCTCTTCTTACTTTCACACAGCCTCAGTCGAACCATAACGGCGGTCATCTAGAGTTCGGCACCGACGGATTCTTGTACATCGGTACCGGTGACGGTGGTGGAGCAAACGATGCGGGTACGGGGCATGCCAGTTGTGGCAACGGGCTGGCAACCGACACGATGCTCGGCAAGATTCTTCGCATCGACCCCACTCCCCTCCCTGGCGACGAGGGTGGCGACTGTGGCGGCGGTGCGGCCCTCTACGGCATTCCCGCGACGAATCCGCTGGTCGATGGCGCCGGCGGAGACTGCGACGAGATCTTCGCGTGGGGTCTTCGCAACCCGTGGCGCTTCGATTTCGACGGGAACGGTGATCTCTATATCGCAGACGTCGGTCAGAACTGCTGGGAAGAGGTGGACTACGCGACGCCGGCAGACGCCGACGGCAACTACGGCTGGCGGAGCAAGGAGGGGCTGGAGTGCTTCAACACGTCCAACCCGTTTGACTGCAACCCCGTGTCGGTCGTCGGTTGTTTCGGCGCACCGGCGTGCACGGACCCGAGCCTGATCGACCCGGTTCTCGTCCTCAATCACTCCGGACCCTGCTCGATCACTGGTGGAGGTGTCTACCGTGGCTGTCGGATGCCTCAACTGGATGGGTACTATTTCTACGGCGACTATTGCGCCGGAATCGTTCGCTCCTTCGAGATGGACAACGGTATTCTCAAGAACCCCATCGACTGGACTGCCCAGGTCGATCCCGGCGGCACGCTCCCGTTCGATCTGACCAGTTTTGGATGGGATGGCCAGGGCGAGATGTACATCATGGATCGCGATGGGTCCGTTCTGAAGATCGTCCCGCCGTTCACTGCCCTGGAGGTCGCCGGCAATGGAGTACTGGGGGCGGACCAGTTGATCCTTGGTGCCGCGGGCAACTGGTCATGGGAAGACCTGGAATACAACACGATGGTCCCGACCGAATACTATCGTGTCTATCGCGGCACGCCTGACAACGACTTCTCCTGCATCCACTCAACGCTCGCAAACAACTGGGCGACGGGCGACGTAACGAATCCGAACCCCGGCGAGTTGTTGGCTTACCTGGTGACCGCCGTCTCGGGATCCGATGAGTCGAAGAGCGGAGACCCGGATCGGTCGCTGATCAATCCCTGTGCGGCGCCTTAG